A genomic region of Longimicrobium sp. contains the following coding sequences:
- a CDS encoding DUF1963 domain-containing protein, with the protein MPSLDAAMAKAAAFRRSAWLPVVEDGDGDAAASKFSGAPHLAGGEAWPACGNCGRPMQLFVQLNARDLPAAGRARLGEEMLLQFFYCTSDDPLCEDDCDAWQPHAASTLLRLVAAPEGSRGDRGTEIPAAMFPAKRITGWTEAADYPLWDEYEELGMEMSDAEADVLGDAFPVPARSCWDGRSGCSPRAIPRAASAARGWSTSSRSIPSGTCRTCSATWAWATSRSARGTRRSWRSAGRATDRGRSSKTAGLAAPGARRPRFS; encoded by the coding sequence GTGCCTTCGCTCGACGCGGCGATGGCGAAGGCCGCGGCGTTCCGGCGCAGCGCCTGGCTCCCCGTGGTGGAGGACGGGGACGGAGACGCGGCGGCGTCGAAGTTTTCCGGCGCTCCGCACCTGGCCGGTGGCGAGGCGTGGCCGGCGTGCGGAAACTGCGGCCGGCCCATGCAGCTCTTCGTGCAGCTGAACGCCCGCGACCTTCCCGCCGCCGGCCGCGCGCGCCTGGGCGAGGAAATGCTGCTGCAATTCTTCTACTGCACCAGCGACGACCCGCTCTGCGAGGACGACTGCGACGCATGGCAGCCCCACGCCGCCAGCACGCTCCTTCGCCTCGTCGCCGCGCCGGAGGGCAGCAGAGGCGATCGGGGGACGGAGATTCCCGCGGCGATGTTCCCCGCGAAGCGCATCACCGGCTGGACGGAGGCGGCGGACTATCCCTTGTGGGACGAGTACGAGGAGCTGGGGATGGAGATGAGCGACGCCGAGGCGGACGTGCTGGGCGACGCCTTCCCCGTTCCGGCGAGAAGCTGCTGGGATGGCCGCTCTGGGTGCAGTCCGCGAGCTATCCCGCGTGCCGCGTCTGCGGCTCGCGGATGGAGCACCTCTTCCAGATCGATTCCGAGCGGAACCTGCCGCACATGTTCGGCGACGTGGGCGTGGGCCACATCACGCAGTGCCCGCGGCACGCGGCGGAGCTGGCGTTCGGCTGGGCGTGCCACTGACCGCGGCCGAAGCTCGAAGACGGCGGGGCTGGCGGCGCCAGGCGCACGCCGGCCCCGCTTTTCGTGA
- a CDS encoding HAD hydrolase-like protein: MTYRLAIFDFDGTLADSFPWFLRVVNEAARVHRFRRIEPGDAEPLRGLDARRIIEHVGLPLWKLPLVARWMRRRMAADIGSIALFPGVDEMLRQLSEDGVRIAIVSSNSPANVRRVLGPENAARVAFYGCGVSLFGKRRKLRKVLAGSGVAAAEALCIGDEIRDLHAARAEGIAFGAVAWGYTTAAGLAAHHPEMLFTRVDEIAGRLGLPRDESPAV, translated from the coding sequence ATGACGTACCGGCTCGCGATCTTCGACTTCGACGGGACGCTGGCGGATTCGTTTCCGTGGTTCCTGCGCGTGGTGAACGAGGCGGCGCGGGTCCACCGGTTCCGGCGGATCGAGCCGGGGGATGCAGAGCCGCTGCGCGGGCTGGACGCGCGGCGCATCATCGAGCACGTGGGGCTGCCGTTGTGGAAGCTGCCGCTGGTCGCGCGCTGGATGCGCCGGCGGATGGCGGCCGACATCGGCTCCATCGCCCTCTTTCCCGGCGTGGACGAAATGCTCCGGCAGCTCTCGGAGGATGGCGTGCGGATCGCCATCGTCAGCTCCAACTCGCCGGCGAACGTCCGGCGCGTGCTGGGGCCGGAGAACGCCGCGCGGGTCGCGTTCTACGGGTGCGGCGTCTCGCTCTTCGGCAAGCGGCGGAAGCTGCGGAAGGTGCTGGCCGGCAGCGGCGTGGCGGCAGCGGAGGCGCTCTGCATCGGCGACGAGATCCGCGACCTGCACGCCGCCCGCGCTGAGGGAATCGCGTTCGGCGCCGTCGCCTGGGGATACACCACCGCCGCGGGGCTGGCGGCGCATCACCCCGAGATGCTGTTCACCCGCGTGGACGAGATCGCCGGGCGGCTGGGGCTTCCCCGCGACGAATCTCCCGCGGTGTGA
- a CDS encoding DUF1579 family protein, with product MPDRAPAHLKLETMAGTWRGEERIRPAPWDPAGGSASALIVNRLALGGQVLVQDYEQARGGRPAFTGHGVLRWDDAEQVYVFHWFDSLRTTPAEFRGSFGGGVLTLVRREPRGSARAVWEFAADGQSYQYRMDVSGDGERWTPYLEGAYVRESGGGSA from the coding sequence ATGCCGGACCGCGCGCCCGCGCACCTGAAGCTCGAGACGATGGCCGGCACCTGGCGCGGCGAGGAGCGCATCCGCCCGGCGCCGTGGGACCCGGCGGGCGGCAGTGCGTCGGCGCTCATCGTGAACCGGCTGGCGCTCGGCGGCCAGGTGCTGGTGCAGGACTACGAGCAGGCGCGCGGCGGCCGGCCGGCGTTCACCGGCCACGGCGTGCTGCGCTGGGACGACGCGGAGCAGGTGTACGTCTTCCACTGGTTCGACTCGCTGCGCACCACGCCCGCGGAGTTCCGCGGCAGCTTCGGCGGGGGCGTGCTCACGCTGGTGCGCCGCGAGCCGCGGGGGAGCGCCCGCGCCGTGTGGGAGTTCGCCGCGGACGGGCAGAGCTACCAGTATCGCATGGACGTTTCCGGCGACGGGGAGCGGTGGACGCCGTACCTGGAGGGCGCGTACGTCCGCGAGAGCGGGGGAGGGAGCGCGTGA
- the polX gene encoding DNA polymerase/3'-5' exonuclease PolX: MKAPEAAGVLSEISMLLEVVGGDPFRAKAYATAARRIEASGADLARLAAEGRLTSLPGVGGGIAEVLRELVETGRSSLYDRLAADTPIGLYDLMRIKGLGPKRIRTLYADLGIDSLDKLEEAALAGRLAGLPGIGGKTEQKIIESIAFARAARGRRRLYAALEVAERLLEWLHTLDSVTKAELAGEVRRDLEVVDSVDLVAASKDPAEVLAAFRSLSGAAPAGPIDPERAEIQFSDGLKARLVCVAPARFAAALVYATGSAEHVAQLEARAGEMGMRLAADGLWRGAKRVAARDEAALYRALGLQLIEPELREGWGEIEAAAAGELPTLVEVGDLRGTFHCHTTYSDGRASLAEMGEAAQERGWRYLGIADHSQSAGYAGGLSPMRIRAQWAEIDGWNREHGGRGKKRFRLFKGVESDILPDGSLDYPADVLAGFDYVVGSVHSAFNLGEKEMTKRLVRAVSNPHITMLGHATGRLLLRRNSYEVDVRAVIDAAAEHGVCVEINADPARLDVDWRNARYAARRGVLVPINPDAHSTASLDNVQWGVRVARKAWLGPRNVLNAWELEEVEEILAKRKQSRAP, encoded by the coding sequence ATGAAGGCGCCCGAGGCCGCGGGCGTCCTTTCCGAGATCTCCATGCTGCTGGAGGTGGTGGGCGGCGACCCGTTCCGCGCCAAGGCGTACGCCACCGCCGCCCGCCGCATCGAGGCCAGCGGCGCCGACCTGGCCCGGCTTGCCGCCGAGGGACGGCTGACCTCGCTCCCCGGCGTGGGCGGCGGCATCGCCGAGGTGCTGCGCGAGCTGGTGGAGACGGGGCGCTCGTCGCTGTACGACCGGCTGGCCGCCGACACGCCCATCGGGCTGTACGACCTGATGCGGATCAAGGGGCTGGGCCCCAAGCGCATCCGCACCCTGTACGCCGACCTGGGGATCGACTCGCTCGACAAGCTGGAAGAGGCGGCGCTCGCGGGGCGCCTGGCCGGGCTCCCGGGGATCGGCGGGAAGACCGAGCAGAAGATCATCGAGAGCATCGCCTTCGCGCGGGCGGCGCGGGGGCGGCGGCGGCTGTACGCGGCGCTGGAGGTGGCCGAGCGGCTGCTGGAGTGGCTGCACACGCTGGACTCCGTCACGAAGGCCGAGCTCGCCGGCGAGGTGCGGCGCGACCTGGAGGTGGTGGATTCCGTCGATCTCGTCGCCGCGTCGAAGGATCCCGCCGAAGTCCTGGCCGCCTTCCGGAGCCTGAGCGGCGCCGCACCGGCGGGTCCCATCGACCCCGAGCGGGCGGAGATCCAGTTCAGCGACGGGCTGAAGGCGCGCCTCGTGTGCGTCGCCCCCGCGCGCTTCGCCGCCGCGCTCGTGTACGCCACCGGGAGCGCGGAGCACGTCGCGCAGCTGGAGGCGCGCGCGGGGGAGATGGGGATGCGCCTGGCGGCGGACGGCCTCTGGCGCGGCGCGAAGCGCGTGGCCGCGCGCGACGAGGCGGCGCTGTACCGCGCGCTCGGCCTGCAGCTCATCGAGCCGGAGCTGCGCGAGGGATGGGGCGAGATCGAGGCCGCGGCGGCGGGCGAGCTGCCGACGCTGGTCGAGGTCGGCGATCTCCGGGGCACCTTTCACTGCCATACGACGTATTCAGACGGCCGCGCCTCGCTGGCGGAGATGGGCGAGGCGGCCCAGGAGCGCGGATGGCGCTACCTGGGGATCGCGGACCACTCGCAGTCGGCCGGGTACGCGGGGGGACTCAGCCCGATGCGCATCCGCGCGCAGTGGGCGGAGATCGACGGCTGGAACCGCGAGCACGGCGGGCGGGGGAAGAAGCGCTTCCGCCTGTTCAAGGGGGTGGAGAGCGACATCCTGCCCGATGGCTCGCTGGACTACCCGGCCGACGTGCTGGCGGGGTTCGACTACGTGGTGGGCTCGGTCCACAGCGCCTTCAACCTGGGCGAGAAGGAGATGACGAAGCGCCTGGTGCGCGCCGTCTCCAATCCCCACATCACCATGCTGGGCCACGCCACGGGGCGGCTGCTGCTGCGCCGCAACTCGTACGAGGTGGACGTGCGCGCGGTGATCGACGCCGCGGCCGAGCACGGCGTGTGTGTGGAGATCAACGCCGACCCCGCGCGGCTGGACGTGGACTGGCGGAACGCGCGCTACGCCGCCCGGCGCGGCGTCCTCGTCCCCATCAACCCCGACGCGCACTCCACCGCGTCGCTGGACAACGTGCAGTGGGGCGTGCGCGTGGCCCGCAAGGCGTGGCTGGGCCCGCGCAACGTCCTGAACGCCTGGGAGCTGGAAGAAGTCGAGGAGATCCTTGCCAAGAGAAAGCAGAGCCGCGCGCCGTGA